The following coding sequences are from one Lolium rigidum isolate FL_2022 chromosome 6, APGP_CSIRO_Lrig_0.1, whole genome shotgun sequence window:
- the LOC124662677 gene encoding uncharacterized protein LOC124662677, whose protein sequence is MALGAQLTHPFTENMDTRISPPRRSRPLPWRWRLPPPHRLRSPTQLLFSTVGTAPPPPPHPSAPPNLSSPVTSNPPLEQPSGEICGERHEPVHAHEEEQDGRLVREKEQGCSQIRHTKSRKKTIQLEDAHANNRLLPAITHDGMIDMAIVTRTFGLVGLVAGGIITAASSSWKK, encoded by the exons ATGGCTCTCGGGGCTCAGCTGACACATCCTTTTACAGAGAATATGGACACACGTATATCT ccgccgcgccgctccCGACCCCTTCCATGGCGATGGAGGCTGCCGCCGCCCCACCGCCTCCGCTCCCCCACTCAACTCCTCTTCTCCACCGTCGGAacagctccaccgccgccgccccatccCTCCGCTCCCCCCAacctctcttctcccgtcacctcCAACCCGCCCCTTGAGCAGCCGTCCGGCGAGATCTGTGGGGAACGACATGAGCCCGTCCATGCCCATGAGGAGGAGCAGGATGGCCGTCTGGTGCGGGAGAAGGAGCAGGGATGCAGCCAGATTCGTCACACGAAGAGCCGGAAGAAG ACCATACAACTAGAAGATGCACATGCAAATAATCGTCTCTTGCCTGCTATTACCCATG ATGGTATGATTGACATGGCCATTGTCACCAGGACCTTTGGACTTGTAGGGCTTGTTGCTGGTGGAATCATAACCGCTGCTTCATCATCCTGGAAGAAATGA